One genomic region from Actinocatenispora thailandica encodes:
- a CDS encoding U32 family peptidase: MERTRAFLRSIDLPDRDPGTPPASRKRFPDGAQYRVEIPSVEGPEVLAAVLAEADRRGVPVHRVSQGSGTMLLTDAEVAAMASTAAARSIEVSLFTRPLAGWDTGAAAGASGATALAAQARGTEQLVYCLEDLRRAAELGIRSVLVTDLGVLRVAARMRAAGELPADFGFKVSVQMGLSNPPAIQLAEQLGANTYNVPTDLSPAQLAAIRAAVDIPLDVYIEAPDDQGGFVRHYEIAEIVRVAAPVYLKFGLRNAPNIYPSGSHLAATATALGVERVRRAEIGLGLLARYAPDAVCSTLPAAGLAVPEAMA, translated from the coding sequence GTGGAACGTACCCGAGCCTTCCTGCGCTCGATCGACCTGCCGGACCGCGATCCGGGCACCCCGCCGGCAAGCCGGAAACGGTTCCCCGACGGCGCCCAGTACCGGGTGGAGATCCCCAGCGTCGAGGGCCCCGAGGTGCTCGCGGCGGTGCTCGCCGAGGCCGACCGGCGCGGCGTGCCGGTGCACCGCGTCTCGCAGGGCAGCGGCACCATGCTGCTCACCGACGCCGAGGTCGCGGCGATGGCCTCGACCGCGGCGGCACGTTCGATCGAGGTCAGCCTGTTCACCCGGCCGCTGGCCGGCTGGGACACCGGCGCCGCCGCTGGCGCCAGCGGCGCCACCGCGCTCGCCGCCCAGGCCCGCGGCACCGAACAGCTCGTGTACTGCCTGGAGGACCTGCGCCGGGCCGCCGAACTCGGCATCCGCAGCGTGCTGGTCACCGACCTCGGGGTGCTGCGGGTGGCCGCGCGGATGCGTGCCGCCGGTGAGCTGCCGGCCGACTTCGGATTCAAGGTCAGCGTCCAGATGGGGCTGTCGAACCCGCCGGCGATCCAGCTCGCCGAGCAGCTCGGCGCGAACACCTACAACGTGCCGACCGACCTGTCACCCGCCCAGCTGGCCGCGATCCGGGCCGCCGTCGACATCCCGCTGGACGTCTACATCGAGGCACCGGACGATCAGGGCGGCTTCGTCCGGCACTACGAGATCGCCGAGATCGTGCGGGTCGCGGCGCCGGTGTACCTCAAGTTCGGGCTGCGCAACGCGCCCAACATCTATCCCAGCGGCAGTCACCTGGCCGCGACGGCAACCGCGCTCGGCGTCGAGCGGGTACGGCGGGCCGAGATCGGCCTCGGCCTGCTCGCCCGGTACGCACCGGACGCGGTCTGCTCGACGCTGCCGGCGGCCGGGCTGGCAGTACCGGAGGCGATGGCATGA
- a CDS encoding IclR family transcriptional regulator, whose product MGRAVPAVVRALDILELFLDGETLTAPEITARLGLPRTTVHELVHTLCDRHYLSTVPDRPGHFRLGMRVFQLGGVFAGQLDLAREGQAVASEVAARCDETVHVAVLEGTEVVYVAKVDSTQPVRMVSAVGRRLPAHCTAVGKLLLAMLPADAFSARYPSRAALTAMTPNSITSVAALGRHLATVRADGIAYERCESNDAVACVAAPVRDHEGEVVAAMSVSVPVLRWTDESAATLTAVVRDGADALSARLGHRPTRPRA is encoded by the coding sequence ATGGGGCGAGCGGTGCCCGCAGTGGTCCGGGCCTTGGACATCCTCGAACTGTTCCTGGACGGTGAGACGCTCACCGCACCGGAGATCACCGCCCGTCTCGGGCTGCCCCGTACCACCGTGCACGAGCTGGTGCACACGCTCTGCGACCGGCACTACCTGTCGACGGTGCCGGACCGGCCCGGCCACTTCCGGCTGGGCATGCGGGTCTTCCAGCTCGGCGGCGTCTTCGCCGGCCAACTCGACCTGGCCCGGGAAGGCCAGGCGGTGGCCAGCGAGGTCGCCGCCCGCTGCGACGAGACCGTGCACGTGGCGGTGCTGGAAGGCACCGAAGTCGTCTACGTGGCGAAGGTGGACAGCACCCAGCCGGTCCGGATGGTCTCCGCGGTCGGCCGCCGGCTGCCCGCGCACTGCACGGCGGTGGGCAAGCTGCTGCTCGCGATGCTGCCGGCGGACGCGTTCAGTGCCCGCTACCCGAGCCGGGCCGCCCTGACCGCGATGACACCGAACAGCATCACCTCGGTCGCCGCCCTCGGCCGCCACCTGGCCACCGTGCGCGCCGACGGCATCGCGTACGAGCGGTGCGAGTCCAACGACGCGGTGGCCTGCGTGGCCGCGCCGGTGCGCGACCACGAGGGCGAGGTCGTCGCGGCGATGAGCGTCTCGGTCCCGGTGCTGCGCTGGACCGACGAGAGCGCGGCGACGCTGACCGCCGTGGTGCGCGACGGCGCGGACGCCCTGTCGGCGCGCCTCGGCCACCGCCCGACCCGCCCACGCGCCTGA
- a CDS encoding ATP-binding cassette domain-containing protein, producing MHSTNDSPAAIRAEHVGKRFGPVTALRDINLSVRPGEILGLIGDNGAGKSTLIKILTGYHRPDSGQLHVGGEPVSLRSVSHARSLGIETVFQDLAMINGLPVYLNLHLNTERVYRPIPFLRRKEMKRRARECLDSIGIDIPSVTTEVGRLSGGQRQAIAVARSVYSNARILLLDEPLAAMGAREGGLILRLLRTLKERGDLAIVLIAHNYTQVVDICDRVNLLQHGQITLDKPTSETSVTELLDLVAAEYRVQ from the coding sequence GTGCACAGCACGAACGACTCCCCCGCGGCGATCCGGGCCGAGCACGTCGGCAAGCGGTTCGGCCCGGTCACCGCGCTGCGCGACATCAACCTGTCGGTACGCCCCGGCGAGATCCTCGGCCTGATCGGTGACAACGGCGCCGGCAAGTCGACGCTGATCAAGATCCTCACCGGTTACCACAGGCCGGACAGCGGCCAACTGCACGTCGGCGGCGAACCGGTCAGCCTGCGGTCGGTCTCGCACGCCCGGTCGCTGGGGATCGAGACGGTGTTCCAGGACCTCGCGATGATCAACGGCCTGCCGGTCTACCTCAACCTGCACCTCAACACCGAGCGGGTGTACCGGCCGATCCCGTTCCTGCGCCGCAAGGAGATGAAGCGCCGGGCCCGGGAATGCCTGGACTCGATCGGCATCGACATCCCGTCGGTGACCACCGAGGTGGGCCGGCTGTCCGGTGGTCAGCGGCAGGCGATCGCGGTGGCCCGGTCGGTCTACTCCAACGCCCGGATCCTGCTGCTGGACGAGCCGCTGGCGGCGATGGGAGCCCGGGAGGGCGGTCTGATCCTGCGCCTGCTGCGCACCCTGAAGGAGCGCGGCGACCTCGCGATCGTCCTGATCGCGCACAACTACACCCAGGTCGTCGACATCTGCGACCGGGTCAACCTGTTGCAGCACGGCCAGATCACCCTGGACAAGCCCACTTCGGAGACCTCGGTGACCGAACTGCTCGACCTGGTGGCCGCCGAGTACCGGGTGCAGTGA
- a CDS encoding ABC transporter permease, protein MTETPTKSTVDAPDRAGRGAGRLLVDGLLRRRELSIALVTIVLALYFALTTQGFADSSNYHIIAQYFAPWAIIAAGEVMLLICGEIDLSAGYMFTLSPFVLAVFVNNGAPLIVALVGALIVCACVGVANGLIVTVLKMPSFITTLGMFFLLWGVALLLSGGSPVHAPEGGALVAAIGGWQWSELCWAIGIVIVMQVVLSGTRFGIYTFAVGGNPTAASEAGIRTRRIKTACFALTSLLAGFAGILDGVRVGSFDPTNGGANYMFLAVASAVIGGTALLGGSGTVVGALIGAIALGIVHEGFTLAGINANAFNAVLGIAVLAAMMLNIYLGRFSRAGT, encoded by the coding sequence ATGACAGAGACTCCCACGAAGTCCACTGTGGACGCACCGGACCGCGCGGGCCGCGGCGCCGGCCGGCTGCTCGTCGACGGCCTGCTGCGCCGGCGGGAACTGAGCATCGCGCTGGTCACGATCGTGCTCGCGCTCTACTTCGCCCTGACCACCCAGGGCTTCGCGGACAGCTCGAACTACCACATCATCGCGCAGTACTTCGCGCCCTGGGCGATCATCGCGGCGGGCGAGGTGATGCTGCTGATCTGCGGTGAGATCGACCTGTCCGCCGGCTACATGTTCACCCTGTCGCCGTTCGTGCTGGCGGTGTTCGTCAACAACGGCGCGCCGCTGATCGTGGCGCTGGTCGGCGCGCTGATCGTCTGCGCCTGCGTCGGCGTCGCCAACGGGCTGATCGTGACGGTGTTGAAGATGCCGTCGTTCATCACCACCCTGGGCATGTTCTTCCTGCTGTGGGGCGTGGCGCTGCTGCTGTCCGGCGGTTCGCCGGTACACGCGCCGGAGGGCGGTGCGCTGGTCGCGGCCATCGGCGGCTGGCAGTGGTCGGAGCTGTGCTGGGCGATCGGCATCGTCATCGTGATGCAGGTGGTGCTGTCCGGCACCAGGTTCGGCATCTACACGTTCGCGGTCGGCGGCAACCCGACCGCCGCCTCCGAGGCCGGTATCCGGACCCGCCGGATCAAGACCGCGTGCTTCGCACTGACCAGCTTGCTGGCCGGCTTCGCCGGCATCCTGGACGGGGTGCGGGTCGGCTCGTTCGACCCGACCAACGGCGGCGCCAACTACATGTTCCTCGCGGTCGCCTCGGCGGTGATCGGCGGTACCGCGCTGCTCGGCGGATCCGGCACCGTGGTCGGCGCGCTGATCGGTGCGATCGCACTGGGCATCGTGCACGAGGGGTTCACCCTGGCCGGCATCAACGCCAACGCGTTCAACGCGGTACTCGGGATCGCCGTGCTCGCCGCGATGATGCTCAACATCTACCTCGGCCGCTTCAGCCGGGCCGGCACCTGA
- a CDS encoding sugar ABC transporter substrate-binding protein, whose translation MTDERAATDRSRRDILKWFGAGGGAVAATMALSACKGAHSDDPGGTGATGNFPKPGSKWKFVFINHVTTNSFFAPTQNGIKDAAALLGLDYQWTGAEDGNVSTMATALETAISGGADGIAVALTDDSAFKNGCKKAFDKGIPVVAYNATAAGNYALAYIGQDLFLSGYKMGQRILSDVHSGEIIVGISQPGGNNVQPRLDGIKKAIADAGANVTVHTVNTGAEQAAELSAMEAAYAGRKSAKGVYAVDAGSTAGIAQMVKKQGLKGKFHAGGYDTLDDTIEGVKSGALDFTIDQSAYLQGFLPMLTLYLYRLSGTLVHPPEMDTGLTFVTADNVAPYTKAESVYEGAKGKRLLPMPASLPLPAPLTVTQS comes from the coding sequence TTGACTGACGAGCGCGCCGCCACGGATCGTTCGCGGCGAGACATCCTCAAGTGGTTCGGCGCCGGCGGCGGTGCGGTGGCCGCGACCATGGCCCTGTCCGCCTGCAAGGGCGCACACAGCGACGACCCCGGTGGCACCGGCGCCACCGGCAACTTCCCCAAGCCGGGGAGCAAGTGGAAGTTCGTGTTCATCAATCACGTCACGACGAACTCGTTCTTCGCCCCGACCCAGAACGGCATCAAGGACGCCGCCGCGTTGCTGGGGCTGGACTACCAGTGGACCGGCGCCGAGGACGGCAACGTGTCCACCATGGCCACCGCACTGGAGACGGCGATCTCCGGCGGCGCGGACGGGATCGCGGTCGCACTGACCGACGACAGCGCCTTCAAGAACGGCTGCAAGAAGGCGTTCGACAAGGGCATCCCGGTCGTCGCCTACAACGCGACGGCCGCCGGCAACTACGCCCTGGCCTACATCGGGCAGGACCTGTTCCTGTCCGGGTACAAGATGGGGCAGCGGATCCTGTCGGACGTGCACTCCGGCGAGATCATCGTCGGGATCTCCCAGCCCGGCGGCAACAACGTGCAGCCGCGGCTGGACGGCATCAAGAAGGCCATCGCCGACGCGGGCGCCAACGTCACCGTGCACACCGTCAACACCGGCGCCGAGCAGGCGGCCGAGCTGTCGGCGATGGAGGCGGCGTACGCGGGGCGCAAGTCGGCCAAGGGGGTCTACGCGGTCGACGCCGGCAGCACCGCCGGCATCGCGCAGATGGTCAAGAAGCAGGGGCTGAAGGGCAAGTTCCACGCCGGCGGCTACGACACCCTGGACGACACGATCGAGGGGGTGAAGTCCGGCGCGCTGGACTTCACCATCGACCAGTCCGCCTACCTGCAGGGCTTCCTGCCGATGCTCACGCTCTACCTGTACCGACTGTCCGGCACGCTGGTGCACCCGCCGGAGATGGACACCGGCCTGACCTTCGTCACCGCCGACAACGTCGCGCCCTACACCAAGGCGGAGTCGGTGTACGAGGGCGCGAAGGGCAAGCGGCTGCTGCCCATGCCGGCGAGCCTGCCGCTGCCGGCGCCGCTGACCGTCACCCAGTCCTGA
- a CDS encoding ATP-binding protein: MAVQQVVSPVLVGRDEALATLAAAVRTAVTDGPAVALLAGEAGLGKSRLLAEFTRSAGPRVRVVEGACTELAGDGLAYAPFVAVVRRLIRSGAAGRPHELADWFPQLGTAGTGTGGKHRLHEAVLALFEQVAADRPLLVAIEDLHWADAASRELFGFLARNLAQPGVLLVATYRPAGADAGRLGPLLSELARGRRTTTLRLAPLTEPEVGHQLAAILGARPDPAAVRRIHERSDGNPLFVEALARAGDRTPDSLRDLLLYGPRSLPAPARRLLGTASAAGGHVDHRLLAAVADPDTGDDLDLLLRELVDRSLLVVDGDGYDFRHALIRQAVYEDLLPGERARVHARYAAALRHSESLAELAAHAYAAGDHETTLTAAHRAAARAYRGYAYDEQLHLLDRVLAVWGRVPDPAALLGADRVDVLTAAAEAAMLTGDYRHGIELAGAGLAAVDERAEPGRAAQLLEHRGRLSIRLDGTGIADLERALALLPDDPGSVQRGRILGMMAMGRPLRSAESRAEFTAALRAGRHTGDPTVTVRGLLGVGAMTGEPTLLAEAATLADRLDSPDLALTVPMYQAALHTRLGDQQRAVAVAGEGIRRARRLGLARSRGAELARYAVRGMILAGRWDEADAVLAEALREDPPPSPRLALRILAGLLALLRGDLDPADEVAAEVADIDGSELLGLLARHQLLCLVALAHGDLDRADRHLDRALADPALAANYGNDVRPILVAGALVQRARLDRGGRGASGVPARRARLAALDAAVEVDGPFDGAQQATLRALLEDRGFDRAVTAWRDLGQPYELAEALVHSVRAEQPTDGAARLREAALLADRLGAAPLTERIARVAGATPARHGLTDRERDVLDLLAEGLSNRQIAQRLHISPSTAGVHVSHILSKLGAATRTEAAAIAHRESLTEHRTDAPA, from the coding sequence GTGGCGGTGCAGCAGGTGGTCAGCCCGGTGCTGGTGGGCCGGGACGAGGCGTTGGCGACGCTGGCCGCGGCCGTGCGGACGGCGGTCACCGACGGCCCGGCGGTGGCGTTGCTCGCCGGGGAGGCGGGCCTCGGCAAGTCGCGGCTGCTGGCCGAGTTCACCCGATCGGCGGGCCCCCGGGTACGCGTCGTGGAGGGTGCCTGCACGGAGCTGGCCGGTGACGGCCTCGCGTACGCACCGTTCGTGGCGGTGGTGCGGCGGCTGATCCGCAGCGGAGCGGCCGGCCGGCCGCACGAGCTCGCCGACTGGTTCCCGCAGCTCGGCACCGCGGGCACCGGCACCGGCGGGAAACACCGGCTGCACGAAGCGGTACTCGCGCTGTTCGAGCAGGTCGCCGCCGACCGGCCGCTGCTGGTGGCGATCGAGGACCTGCACTGGGCCGACGCGGCGAGCCGCGAGCTGTTCGGCTTCCTGGCCCGCAACCTGGCCCAGCCGGGCGTACTGCTGGTGGCGACCTACCGGCCGGCCGGGGCCGATGCCGGGCGGCTGGGTCCCCTGCTGTCCGAACTCGCCCGCGGCCGGCGTACCACGACGCTGCGGCTGGCCCCGCTCACCGAGCCGGAGGTCGGCCACCAGCTCGCCGCGATCCTCGGCGCGCGGCCCGATCCCGCCGCGGTACGCCGGATCCACGAACGCAGCGACGGCAACCCGCTGTTCGTGGAGGCGCTCGCCCGGGCCGGTGACCGCACCCCGGACAGCCTGCGCGACCTGCTGCTGTACGGGCCGCGGTCGCTGCCCGCGCCGGCCCGGCGCCTGCTGGGTACCGCGTCGGCGGCCGGCGGGCACGTCGACCACCGGCTGCTGGCCGCGGTGGCCGACCCGGACACCGGTGACGACCTCGACCTGCTGCTGCGCGAGCTGGTCGACCGCAGCCTGCTGGTGGTCGACGGCGACGGATACGACTTCCGGCACGCACTGATCCGGCAGGCGGTGTACGAGGACCTGCTGCCCGGGGAGCGGGCCCGGGTGCACGCCCGCTACGCCGCAGCGTTGCGGCACAGCGAATCGCTGGCGGAGCTGGCCGCGCACGCGTACGCCGCCGGCGACCACGAGACGACGCTGACGGCCGCCCACCGGGCCGCGGCCCGGGCGTACCGTGGCTACGCGTACGACGAGCAGTTGCACCTGCTCGACCGGGTCCTGGCGGTCTGGGGCCGGGTGCCCGATCCGGCCGCCCTGCTGGGCGCCGACCGGGTGGACGTGCTGACCGCGGCGGCCGAGGCGGCCATGCTCACCGGCGACTACCGGCACGGCATCGAGCTGGCCGGCGCCGGCCTCGCCGCCGTGGACGAGCGGGCGGAGCCCGGGCGGGCCGCGCAGCTGCTGGAGCATCGCGGTCGGCTGTCGATCCGGCTGGACGGTACCGGCATCGCCGATCTGGAACGGGCGCTCGCGCTGCTGCCGGACGACCCGGGCAGCGTGCAGCGCGGCCGGATCCTGGGCATGATGGCGATGGGCCGGCCGTTGCGCTCCGCGGAGTCACGTGCCGAGTTCACCGCCGCGCTGCGCGCCGGACGGCACACCGGCGACCCGACCGTGACCGTACGAGGCCTGCTGGGCGTCGGCGCGATGACCGGTGAACCGACCCTGCTGGCCGAGGCGGCGACGCTCGCCGATCGGCTCGACAGTCCGGACCTGGCCCTGACCGTACCGATGTACCAGGCCGCGCTGCACACTCGGCTCGGCGACCAGCAGCGTGCCGTCGCGGTGGCCGGCGAGGGCATCCGCCGGGCCCGGCGGCTCGGCCTGGCCCGCAGCCGCGGTGCCGAACTCGCCCGGTACGCGGTGCGTGGCATGATCCTCGCCGGCCGGTGGGACGAGGCGGACGCGGTACTGGCCGAGGCGCTCCGGGAGGATCCGCCGCCGTCACCGCGACTGGCGTTGCGCATCCTGGCCGGCCTGCTGGCGCTGCTGCGCGGCGACCTCGACCCGGCCGACGAGGTGGCCGCGGAGGTCGCGGACATCGACGGCAGCGAGCTGCTCGGCCTGCTGGCCCGGCACCAGCTGCTGTGCCTGGTCGCGCTGGCGCACGGTGACCTGGACCGGGCCGACCGGCACCTCGACCGGGCGCTCGCCGATCCGGCGCTGGCCGCCAACTACGGCAACGACGTGCGGCCGATCCTGGTCGCCGGGGCGCTGGTGCAGCGTGCCCGGCTGGACCGGGGTGGCCGCGGCGCGTCCGGTGTCCCGGCCCGGCGGGCCCGGCTCGCCGCGCTCGATGCGGCGGTCGAGGTGGACGGGCCGTTCGACGGGGCGCAGCAGGCGACGCTGCGGGCGCTGCTCGAGGACCGCGGCTTCGACCGCGCGGTCACCGCGTGGCGCGACCTGGGTCAGCCGTACGAGCTGGCCGAGGCGCTGGTGCACAGCGTGCGCGCCGAGCAGCCCACCGACGGCGCGGCGCGGCTCCGGGAGGCGGCGCTGCTGGCCGACCGGTTGGGCGCGGCGCCGCTGACCGAGCGGATCGCCCGGGTGGCCGGGGCGACGCCGGCCCGGCACGGCCTCACCGACCGGGAACGCGACGTCCTCGACCTGCTCGCCGAGGGGTTGAGCAACCGGCAGATCGCCCAGCGGCTGCACATCTCGCCGAGCACCGCCGGGGTGCACGTCTCGCACATCCTGAGCAAGCTCGGCGCCGCCACCCGGACCGAGGCCGCGGCCATCGCGCACCGCGAGTCCCTCACCGAGCACCGCACCGACGCCCCGGCCTGA
- a CDS encoding GNAT family N-acetyltransferase has product MTNTYPLRSIAAHEFETWARMITTTYGQDWRDGALRSAQTSIEPERTTAAFDGEQLIGGMSIYGRSLTVPGGYVPVAGVTLVAVLPTHRRRGLLTAMMRRQFTELHESGGEPVAALNAAEATIYGRFGYGIASHLALLDGDTRFMAMRPDVPADGGSIALLDVDAARPLLEKVYDTARRDTAGWVDRTDRYWAARLYDAEHVREGGTALRFAVHTDGTGAVRGYAFYRSRQRTVQVVELAATTRESYTALWRYLIELDAHDHVRYEGSTDEVLPHLLRDPRSVRATVVDNLWVRLVDVGRALTARGYAGPVDLAFQLDDEFCPWNAGRYRLCAGDGGVQWERTRDRADLRLSATELGAAYLGGTTLAELAAAGRVEELRPGAVAAASRAFRGDRDPFHPSGGAFPAF; this is encoded by the coding sequence ATGACGAACACCTACCCCTTGCGCAGCATCGCCGCCCACGAGTTCGAGACCTGGGCCCGCATGATCACCACCACCTACGGCCAGGACTGGCGCGACGGCGCGCTGCGCAGCGCGCAGACCTCCATCGAGCCGGAACGCACCACGGCCGCGTTCGACGGCGAGCAGCTGATCGGCGGAATGTCCATCTACGGGCGGTCGCTGACGGTTCCCGGCGGGTACGTTCCGGTGGCCGGCGTGACGCTGGTCGCGGTGCTGCCCACGCACCGCCGGCGCGGCCTGCTGACCGCGATGATGCGCCGCCAGTTCACCGAACTGCACGAATCCGGCGGCGAACCGGTCGCCGCGCTCAACGCCGCCGAGGCGACCATCTACGGCCGGTTCGGGTACGGGATCGCCAGCCACCTCGCGCTGCTGGACGGCGACACCCGGTTCATGGCGATGCGCCCGGACGTGCCGGCGGACGGCGGCAGCATCGCGCTGCTCGACGTGGACGCCGCCCGGCCGCTGCTGGAGAAGGTGTACGACACGGCGCGCCGGGACACCGCCGGCTGGGTCGACCGTACCGACAGGTACTGGGCGGCCCGGCTCTACGACGCCGAGCACGTGCGGGAGGGCGGCACCGCGCTGCGCTTCGCGGTGCACACCGACGGGACCGGCGCGGTCCGCGGTTACGCGTTCTACCGGTCCCGGCAGCGCACGGTGCAGGTGGTCGAACTCGCCGCGACCACCCGCGAGTCGTACACGGCGCTGTGGCGGTACCTGATCGAGCTCGACGCGCACGACCACGTCCGCTACGAGGGCTCGACCGACGAGGTGCTGCCGCACCTGCTGCGCGACCCGCGGTCGGTGCGCGCGACCGTGGTCGACAACCTGTGGGTACGGCTGGTGGACGTCGGCCGGGCGCTCACCGCCCGCGGCTACGCGGGCCCGGTCGACCTGGCGTTCCAGCTCGACGACGAGTTCTGCCCGTGGAACGCCGGCCGCTACCGGCTGTGCGCCGGCGACGGGGGCGTCCAATGGGAGCGCACCCGGGACCGCGCCGACCTGCGGCTGTCGGCGACCGAACTGGGCGCCGCGTACCTCGGCGGTACCACCCTGGCGGAGCTGGCCGCCGCCGGCCGCGTCGAGGAGCTGCGTCCCGGCGCGGTCGCCGCCGCCTCCCGGGCCTTCCGTGGCGACCGGGACCCGTTCCACCCCTCGGGCGGGGCGTTTCCCGCGTTCTGA
- a CDS encoding class I SAM-dependent methyltransferase: protein MSDAGGSTHGEDPTARQRRVWDDSAAHYDRQMAFFERIWFGGGREWLGERARGRVLEVAPGTGRNLPHYPADVTLTGVELSPAMLAIARRRAAELGREIDLREGDAEHLPLPDASFDTVVCALALCSIPDPAAAIGEMWRVLVPGGRLLLVDHVASTWPPIRAAQWLLERWTIRSAGEYFTRRQLPLVRAAGFEIVATERLKAGSVERVFARKPAA from the coding sequence ATGAGTGATGCCGGTGGCTCCACCCACGGCGAGGACCCCACCGCTCGGCAGCGGCGGGTGTGGGACGACAGCGCCGCGCACTACGACCGGCAGATGGCCTTCTTCGAACGGATCTGGTTCGGCGGTGGCCGGGAGTGGCTGGGCGAGCGCGCCCGGGGCCGGGTGCTGGAGGTCGCCCCCGGCACCGGGCGCAACCTGCCGCACTACCCGGCCGACGTGACGCTGACCGGGGTCGAGCTGAGCCCCGCGATGCTCGCCATCGCCCGTCGGCGCGCCGCCGAGCTCGGCCGCGAGATCGACCTGCGGGAGGGCGACGCGGAGCATCTGCCGCTGCCCGACGCCTCGTTCGACACGGTGGTGTGCGCGCTGGCGCTCTGCTCGATCCCGGACCCGGCCGCGGCGATCGGCGAGATGTGGCGGGTGCTGGTCCCCGGCGGGCGGCTGCTGCTGGTCGACCACGTCGCGAGCACCTGGCCACCGATCCGCGCCGCGCAGTGGCTGCTGGAACGCTGGACGATCCGCAGCGCCGGCGAGTACTTCACCCGGCGCCAGCTGCCGCTGGTGCGGGCCGCCGGCTTCGAGATCGTGGCGACCGAACGGCTCAAGGCCGGCAGCGTCGAACGCGTGTTCGCCCGCAAACCCGCCGCCTGA
- a CDS encoding antibiotic biosynthesis monooxygenase encodes MWTDDEPVPDPRRAAAGVALIGEWEVRPGDQRRAADAVLAAWRETAPPVGLLSHHCLLGEDGVTVLHYQQWTRPGAPRAFAGGARRRWLDAVRARVPGIDHRRVTACHGYRSTVRAPAAPATGCLVTVTVDFAGTDPYRAREWVDGVFAAAGTPEPGAASGLIAAHFHTGLDGTRAVNLAEWTTAAAHRAAARTPAPRLRAAAGGAPGVAGIAVARFTPYRGISVSTR; translated from the coding sequence ATGTGGACCGACGACGAACCGGTTCCGGACCCGCGCCGCGCCGCGGCCGGCGTGGCGCTGATCGGCGAGTGGGAGGTGCGGCCGGGTGACCAGCGCCGGGCCGCCGACGCGGTGCTCGCCGCCTGGCGTGAGACCGCGCCACCGGTGGGCCTGCTCAGCCACCACTGCCTGCTCGGCGAGGACGGCGTGACGGTCCTGCACTACCAGCAGTGGACCCGCCCCGGCGCACCGCGCGCGTTCGCCGGCGGCGCCCGGCGCCGCTGGCTGGATGCGGTCCGGGCGCGGGTGCCCGGCATCGACCATCGGCGCGTCACCGCCTGCCACGGGTACCGCAGCACCGTCCGGGCACCGGCGGCACCGGCGACCGGTTGCCTGGTCACGGTCACCGTCGACTTCGCCGGCACCGACCCGTACCGGGCGCGGGAGTGGGTCGACGGCGTGTTCGCCGCCGCCGGTACCCCGGAGCCCGGGGCCGCCAGCGGCCTGATCGCGGCGCACTTCCACACCGGGCTGGACGGCACCCGGGCGGTCAACCTCGCCGAGTGGACCACGGCCGCCGCACACCGCGCGGCGGCCCGGACCCCCGCGCCCCGGCTGCGCGCCGCCGCCGGCGGCGCCCCCGGGGTGGCCGGCATCGCCGTCGCGCGCTTCACCCCGTACCGCGGGATCTCCGTCAGCACCCGGTGA
- a CDS encoding TetR family transcriptional regulator encodes MTETGAAQAPSLRDRKKQRTRVLLHETALRLFLERGFDAVTLDDLGEAAEVSKRTFFRYFAAKETVALAAETQLWEAYLRRLSEREFGGSVLAVLRDTLIDTIRAMGDEWLRRFLATRGLIARTPALRAASDAAGIQTQYRVVEVLDTALGGGGLPGRLLAEITLAAWRCAARDWVRGDKSRAGGAKVEGLIGHLDDAFAALPAALDLRAPEPVGVTPPHRDRR; translated from the coding sequence GTGACGGAGACCGGCGCCGCCCAGGCGCCCTCGCTACGCGACCGCAAGAAGCAGCGCACCCGGGTGCTGCTGCACGAGACGGCGCTGCGGCTGTTCCTGGAGCGCGGCTTCGACGCCGTCACGCTCGACGACCTGGGTGAGGCGGCGGAGGTGTCCAAGCGCACCTTCTTCCGCTACTTCGCCGCCAAGGAGACGGTGGCCCTGGCCGCCGAGACCCAGCTGTGGGAGGCATACCTGCGACGGCTGTCCGAACGGGAGTTCGGCGGCAGCGTCCTCGCGGTGCTGCGGGACACCCTCATCGACACGATCCGCGCGATGGGCGACGAGTGGCTGCGCCGGTTCCTCGCCACCCGGGGGCTGATCGCGCGCACCCCGGCGCTGCGCGCCGCCAGCGACGCGGCCGGCATCCAGACGCAGTACCGCGTCGTCGAGGTGCTGGACACCGCGCTCGGCGGCGGCGGCCTGCCGGGCCGGCTGCTCGCCGAGATCACCCTGGCCGCCTGGCGGTGCGCGGCCCGCGACTGGGTGCGCGGCGACAAGAGCCGCGCCGGCGGTGCCAAGGTCGAGGGCCTGATCGGGCACCTCGACGACGCGTTCGCGGCGCTGCCCGCCGCGCTCGACCTGCGCGCGCCGGAGCCCGTCGGCGTCACGCCGCCACACCGGGACCGCCGCTGA